A section of the Saccopteryx leptura isolate mSacLep1 chromosome 6, mSacLep1_pri_phased_curated, whole genome shotgun sequence genome encodes:
- the LOC136376234 gene encoding LOW QUALITY PROTEIN: cathepsin G-like (The sequence of the model RefSeq protein was modified relative to this genomic sequence to represent the inferred CDS: deleted 1 base in 1 codon) — protein sequence MKPIISMEEWNCEPSSLHPIFPSSLGAKSLAGGNTSTNWLDSLPGKMQLLLLLVAFLLPLRSGAGEIIGGQEAIPHSHPYMAYLLIQGPRGLSTCGGFLVREDFVMTSARCWGSIIDVILGAHNIRRPEISKQSIRVLRAIQHPGYNEQNNLNDIMLLQLQNRARQNRCVRPLALPQSQTRLRPGALCTVAGWGLVDQERRTNTLQDVQLRVQRDRECSNLFDTYNGQRQICVGDQNDRKTTFLGDTGGPLVCNNVAHGIVSYGRSFAAPPTVFTRIARFLPWINNTMNQLKQEKVEEKRMKREREKASTNCST from the exons ATGAAACCTATCATCTCAATGGAAGAATGGAACTGTGAACCCTCAAGTCTCCACCctatctttccttcctct ttgggGGCTAAAAGTCTGGCAGGAGGAAACACCAGCACCAACTGGCTGGACAGCCTTCCTGGGAAGATGCAGTTACTTCTGCTTCTAGTGGCCTTTCTTCTACCTCTGAGGTCTGGGGCAG GTGAGATCATCGGAGGCCAAGAGGCTATTCCCCATTCGCACCCTTACATGGCATATCTTCTGATCCAAGGACCAAGGGGTCTGAGCACTTGTGGGGGTTTCCTGGTGCGAGAAGACTTTGTGATGACATCAGCTCGCTGCTGGGGAAG CATTATCGATGTCATCCTGGGAGCCCACAATATCAGGAGGCCAGAAATATCCAAGCAGAGTATAAGGGTGCTCAGAGCCATCCAACACCCTGGATATAATGAGCAGAACAACCTGAATGACATTATGTTACTGCAG CTGCAAAATAGAGCCAGACAGAATCGATGCGTGAGGCCACTGGCTCTGCCTCAGTCTCAGACCAGGCTGAGACCAGGGGCCTTGTGCACCGTGGCTGGCTGGGGCCTGGTCGACCAGGAGAGGAGAACAAACACTCTCCAGGATGTGCAGCTGAGAGTGCAGAGGGATCGGGAGTGCAGCAATCTCTTTGATACCTACAACGGCCAAAGGCAGATTTGTGTAGGGGACCAGAACGACAGAAAGACAACCTTCTTG GGAGACACGGGAGGCCCCCTTGTGTGTAACAATGTGGCCCATGGCATTGTTTCCTACGGAAGAAGCTTCGCGGCTCCTCCAACAGTCTTCACCAGGATTGCTCGCTTCCTGCCTTGGATAAATAATACAATGAACCAACTTAAACAAGAGAAG GTGGAAGAAAAgaggatgaagagagagagagagaaagcatcaactaattgttccacttaa